One genomic window of Elaeis guineensis isolate ETL-2024a chromosome 2, EG11, whole genome shotgun sequence includes the following:
- the LOC105057637 gene encoding uncharacterized protein, translating to MAGVAEGSSAQREVEPHEVQNEVLTAVMHGNWEKVLEICKTNPSISIKINGVGETILHVAIHVGNQYGVIQLMDHMEKLDKGKMEKILQTGNHWGNTPLHQAAFMGMDKVCSFIARHYCTKKVVCCRNKMGETPLHVAVLHGWKRAFFALQMVMEAKGWRAEDYWNTDGDTILHSAVARGHFGE from the coding sequence ATGGCAGGGGTTGCCGAGGGGAGTAGCGCTCAAAGAGAAGTTGAGCCACATGAGGTGCAGAACGAAGTACTCACTGCTGTAATGCACGGCAACTGGGAAAAAGTTTTGGAAATCTGCAAGACAAATCCATCTATCTCGATCAAGATCAACGGGGTTGGGGAAACCATTCTGCACGTTGCCATCCATGTGGGCAATCAATATGGCGTCATCCAGCTCATGGATCACATGGAGAAGCTGGACAAAGGAAAAATGGAGAAGATCCTGCAGACGGGGAATCATTGGGGTAACACGCCGCTCCACCAAGCTGCATTCATGGGGATGGATAAGGTGTGCTCGTTCATTGCCAGGCACTACTGCACCAAGAAGGTGGTGTGCTGCCGCAACAAGATGGGTGAGACACCACTGCACGTGGCAGTGCTCCACGGCTGGAAGCGTGCCTTCTTCGCGCTTCAGATGGTCATGGAAGCAAAAGGCTGGAGAGCCGAGGATTATTGGAACACTGATGGTGACACCATCCTCCATAGTGCTGTTGCTAGAGGACATTTTGGTGAGTAA